A genome region from Oryzias latipes chromosome 2, ASM223467v1 includes the following:
- the LOC105355327 gene encoding NACHT, LRR and PYD domains-containing protein 12-like yields the protein MDQWEEPQEGGPPSKSRDGNHDNQSKAQRNQPGPGSKSSWGSNRSDMSKDLPINLKDISSGVEQGQQVTQRVQSAASSCGSKKRDRSKDDPPDFRTEPGPSDSHVHREKKRSRPQSAERPRTADVGLQEMFGEHQISLRSRSEHVAEGTEEAGRETLLNRVYTELYITEGLRPEGHTQHEVMQLETTTKTNQLHDTAIKNPDIFKVLPDQHRSIRVVLTSGVAGAGKSFSVQKFTLDWAEGLENQDISAVVPLSFREMNLIRDEQHSLLTLIQLFHPTLQKIPAEQLSVCKLLFIFDGLDESRFSLDFNNSPVVSDVTHKSSVNVLLTNLIQGRLLPSALVWITSRPAAANQIPPSCVDRLTEVRGFNDAQKEEYFRRRFPDGELSSKIISHTKGSMSLYIMCEVPVFCWITAVVLENLLTTEQRGELPTTLTDMYSHFLMVQTKRKKNKYQQEHQTSPQELTETDREVLLKLGRLAFEHLEKGNIMFYQEDLQQCGLDVTEASVYSGVCTEIFRRECGIFQKPVYSFVHLSVQEFLAAVYMFHCYSNRKVEVIEDFLKNNMENPSLDKFLSRVMEKSLQSQNGHLDLLVRFLHGLSVESNQRLLGGLLGKTEKNPETIQRAINNLKEIDSEGVSPDRSINIYHCLMEMKDLSVHQEIKEFLKSEKKSWKYLSEIHCSALAYTLQMSEEVLDELDLNQYKTSDEGKRRLIPAVRNCRKFRIPGQFGLSETHFEVVASALKSNPSHLTELDLTNNILEDASMKVLCSGLGSPNCRLQTLRLQNCSLSEISCEALVSALKKNPSNLIELDLNDNKNLPDSGVLHLCGFLESLDCRLQTLRLVNCSLSETSCADLVSTLKKNPSNLTELDLSLNKNLQHSGFLDLCGFLESPDCRLQILGLYGCRLSKTSCAALISALKSKSSHLTELDLSSNDLQDSDVQQLQDLVESPNSKLQTLRCRLFDL from the exons ATGGATCAGTGGGAGGAACCACAGGAGGGAGGCCCTCCCTCTAAAAGCAGAgatggtaaccatgacaaccagagcaaagctcagag GAACCAACCGGGACCTGGATCTAAATCCAGCTGGGGGTCCAACAGGAGTGACATGTCGAAGGATTTACCAATAAACTTAAAAGACATCAGTTCAGGAGTGGAACA AGGTCAACAGGTCACACAGAGAGTCCAGTCTGCAGCCTCCAGCTGTGGATCCAAGAAGAGGGACCGATCCAAAGATGATCCTCCAGACTTCAGaactgaaccaggaccttcagaCTCACA TGTCCacagagagaagaagaggagcagaCCCCAGTCTGCAGAAAGACCCAGAACTG CAGATGTTGGTCTGCAGGAGATGTTTGGAGAACATCAGATCAGTCTGAGGAGCAGAAGTGAACATGTGGCTGAAGGAACTGAAGAAGCAGGAAGAGAAACGCTCCTCAACAGGGTCTACACTGAGCTCTACATCACAGAGGGACTGAGACCAGAGGGTCACacccaacatgaggtgatgcagctggagaccACCACCAAGACCAACCAGCTCCATGACACTGCAATCAAGAACCCAGACATCTTCAAAGTCCTCCCTGACCAACACAGATCCATCAGAGTGGTTCTGACCAGCGGAGTTGctggagctggaaaaagcttctcggtgcagaagttcactctggactgggccGAGGGCTTGGAGAACCAAGACATCAgtgctgtggttcctctgtCCTTCAGGGAGATGAACTTGATCAGAGATGAGCAGCACAGTCTTCTCACTCTGATCCAGCTGTTCCATCCAACACTCCAGAAGATCCCAGCAGaacagctgtctgtctgcaaacttctgttcatctttgatggtctggatgaaaGCAGATTTTCTCTGGACTTCAACAACAGTCCGGTGGTGTCTGATGTCACACACAAGTCCTCAGTCAACGTGCTGCTCACTAACCTCATCCAGGGACGTCTGCTGCCCTCAGCTCTGGTCTGGATCActtccagacctgcagcagccaatcagatccctccttcatgtgtggacagactgacagaagtaCGAGGCTTCAATGATGCtcagaaggaggagtacttcaggaGGAGGTTCCCAGATGGAGAGCTGTCCAGCAAAATCATCTCCCACACCAAGGGCTCCATGTCCCTCTACATCATGTGTGAAGTtccagtcttctgctggatcactgctgtggttctggagaacctgctgaccacagagcagagaggagagctgcccaccaccctgactgacatgtactcccacttcctgatggtccagacaaagaggaagaagaacaagTACCAGCAGGAACATCAGACAAGTCCACAAGAGCTGACAGAGACTGACAGGGAAGTTCTTCTGAAGCTGGGGAGGCTGGCatttgaacatctggagaaaggAAACATCATGTTCTACCAAGAAGACCTGCAGCAGTGTGGTCTGGATGTCACAGAGGCCTCAGTGTACTCTGGAGTTTGTACTGAGATCTTCAGAAGAGAGTGTGGGATCTTCCAGAAACCGGTCTACAGCTTTGTTCATCTGAgcgttcaggagtttctggctgcagTCTACATGTTCCACTGTTACTCCAACAGGAAGGTAGAGGTCATTGAAGACTTCCTCAAGAACAACATGGAGAACCCATCCCTGGATAAGTTTCTGAGTAGAGTCATGGAGAAATCCCTGCAGAGTCAAAATGGACACCTGGACCTGCTGGTTCGCTTCCTTCATGGTCTCTCTGTGGAGTCCAACCAGAGACTCTTAGGAGGCCTGCTGGGTAAGACAGAGAAGAATCCAGAAACCATCCAGAGAGCCATCAACAACCTGAAGGAGATTGACAGTGAAGGAGTCTCTCCTGACAGAAGCATCAACATCTATCACtgtctgatggagatgaaggacCTCTCAGTTCATCAAGAGATCAAAGAGTTCCTGAAGTCAGAAAAGAAATCATGGAAGTATCTCTCAGAGATCCACTGTTCAGCTCTGGCCTACACTCTGCAGATGTCAGAGGAGGTTCTGGATGAGCTGGACCTGAACCAGTACAAGACATCAGATGAGGGTAAACGGAGACTGATCCCAGCTGTGAGGAACTGCAGAAAGTTCAG AATTCCAGGACAATTTGGACTCTCAGAGACTCACTTTGAAGTTGTGGCttcagctctgaagtccaacccgtcccacctgacagaactggacctgaccAACAACATCCTGGAGGATGCATCAATGAAGGTTCTGTGTTCCGGACTGGGGAGTCcaaactgcagactgcagactctgag GTTGCagaactgcagtttgtcagagatcagctgtgaagctctggtctcagctctgaagaaaaacccgtctAATCTGATAGAACTGGACCTCAACGACAACAAAAACCTGCCggattcaggagttcttcatctgtgtggttttctggagagtctagactgcagactgcagactctgag gttggtgaactgcagtttgtcagagaccAGCTGTGCAGATCTGGTCTcaactctgaagaaaaacccgtccaatctgacagaactggacctgagttTGAACAAGAACCTGCAGCATTCAGGATTTCTtgatctgtgtggttttctggagagtccagactgcagactgcagattCTGGG GTTATATGGCTGCAGATTGTCAAAGACCAGCTGTGCTGCTCTGATCTCAGCCCTTAAGTCCAAGTCGtcccacctgacagaactggatcTTAGCTCCAACGACCTTCAAgattcagatgttcagcagctccaggatctggtggagagtccaaactccaaactgcagactctgag GTGTAGGTTGTTTGACTTATGA